The following proteins are co-located in the Bacteroidales bacterium genome:
- a CDS encoding TonB-dependent receptor, translated as MVRNLIISFLLIYTFSQIGAQDKPAGDPQKKVTISGYVTDSKNGEVLAGVTIIENNHKAGTSTNSYGFYSLTINDGSFDLQYSYIGYQPIRKNGTATNSLSLNIAMEEAENILGEVVIEAKRTDENVRTNEMSIAKLDIKTIKMVPSLLGEIDLIKVLQLLPGVQSTSEGSSGFSVRGGSSDQNLIILDEATIYNASHLMGFFSVFNNDAVKDVTLYKGDIPASYGGRLSSFLDVRMKDGNSKKAEIAASIGTVSSKLTIEGPIIRDRTTFLIAGRRTYADLFLPLAKEEEVRDNKLYFYDFNLKLSHIINENNRLYLSGYSGRDIFKNKYSSVGFGNQTASLRWNHLFSNKLFFNLSLIYSRYNYEIATPEGDDASETSFRWVSELNDYSSRFDFTYYLSDKHKLRFGLTSAFHKFYPGTVSGFGSSAATEFVLNNASALEHSLYATDDFKITEKLSAKYGLRIAVFQNIGPGTYYSYDSKYKPVDSTVYAKGKLFNTYTVFEPRLAFTYLLNSFSSVKWSYSRASQFVTLAQNSTAGTPLDIWFPATPNVKPQTGDQFALGYFRNFRQNMFELSAEIYYKDFHKLIDFRDHAQLFLNPYLEGELRIGKGYSYGIETLIRKNQGRFGGWISYSYSRSFRKVPEINGGRIYNSPYDKPHNVNIVSNYEISKRISASLTWIYATGLPVTFPTGRAVIGNAIIPVYSDRNAYRMPDYHRLDVSLTLKGKEKTGRKWKSELNLSVYNVYNRHNAWSINFVTDTENPNITYAEKTYLFSIIPALTYNIRF; from the coding sequence ATGGTAAGGAACCTGATAATTTCATTTTTATTAATATACACTTTTTCACAGATAGGTGCTCAGGATAAACCTGCTGGTGACCCTCAGAAAAAAGTCACAATCAGCGGTTACGTGACAGACAGCAAAAACGGAGAGGTTCTTGCCGGTGTGACAATTATCGAAAATAATCATAAAGCAGGTACTTCTACTAACTCTTATGGTTTTTATTCTCTGACTATTAATGATGGCAGCTTTGATCTGCAGTATTCATATATAGGATATCAGCCGATCAGGAAGAATGGAACTGCAACCAATTCTCTTTCTCTTAATATTGCCATGGAAGAGGCTGAGAATATTCTGGGAGAAGTGGTAATTGAGGCTAAAAGGACCGATGAAAATGTCAGGACCAACGAGATGAGTATTGCAAAGCTTGATATAAAAACAATCAAGATGGTTCCATCTCTTCTCGGTGAAATAGATCTTATAAAAGTATTGCAGCTGCTTCCCGGAGTTCAGTCAACAAGTGAAGGTTCATCCGGTTTCAGTGTCAGGGGAGGGAGTTCAGATCAGAACCTTATCATACTCGATGAGGCAACTATATATAATGCTTCTCATCTTATGGGATTCTTTTCAGTATTTAATAATGATGCAGTAAAAGACGTCACTCTCTATAAAGGAGATATTCCGGCCTCGTATGGCGGCAGACTCTCTTCATTTCTGGATGTTCGTATGAAGGATGGTAATTCGAAAAAAGCAGAGATTGCCGCAAGTATTGGTACAGTATCGAGCAAGCTTACAATTGAAGGCCCGATAATCCGTGACCGTACCACATTCCTGATAGCAGGACGGCGTACATATGCTGATCTGTTCCTGCCATTGGCAAAAGAGGAGGAAGTGCGCGACAATAAACTCTATTTTTATGATTTTAATCTTAAACTTTCACATATCATTAATGAAAACAACAGATTATATCTTTCAGGTTATTCAGGACGGGATATTTTTAAGAATAAATACTCATCGGTAGGATTTGGGAATCAGACTGCTTCACTTCGCTGGAACCATCTGTTTTCGAACAAATTATTCTTCAATCTTAGTCTCATTTATTCGAGATATAATTACGAGATAGCCACTCCGGAAGGAGACGATGCCTCTGAAACTTCTTTCAGATGGGTCTCAGAACTTAATGATTATTCCTCCAGATTCGATTTTACATATTATCTGTCAGACAAGCATAAATTAAGGTTTGGACTGACTTCTGCTTTCCATAAGTTTTACCCCGGTACAGTAAGTGGATTCGGAAGCTCTGCAGCCACTGAATTTGTTCTGAATAATGCTTCTGCACTGGAACATAGCCTTTATGCTACCGACGACTTCAAGATAACGGAGAAGTTGTCGGCAAAGTATGGTCTCAGAATTGCTGTATTTCAGAATATCGGTCCGGGAACATATTACAGCTATGATAGTAAATACAAGCCTGTTGACAGTACTGTCTATGCAAAGGGAAAGCTCTTTAACACATATACTGTTTTTGAGCCTAGACTTGCGTTTACCTATCTTCTTAATAGTTTCTCTTCAGTTAAATGGAGCTATTCACGTGCATCTCAGTTTGTCACACTGGCTCAGAACTCCACTGCCGGTACCCCCCTGGATATATGGTTTCCGGCTACACCCAATGTTAAACCGCAGACAGGTGATCAGTTTGCCTTAGGATACTTCAGAAATTTCAGACAAAATATGTTTGAGCTTTCTGCTGAGATCTATTATAAAGATTTCCATAAGCTGATTGATTTCCGCGACCATGCCCAGCTATTCCTTAATCCATATCTCGAGGGCGAACTTCGCATTGGAAAGGGTTACTCCTATGGCATTGAAACACTTATCCGCAAGAACCAGGGGCGCTTCGGAGGATGGATAAGTTATTCTTATTCAAGGTCTTTCCGCAAAGTTCCGGAAATAAACGGTGGACGTATATATAACTCTCCGTATGATAAACCACATAATGTGAATATTGTATCAAACTATGAAATTTCAAAGCGTATAAGTGCTTCACTAACATGGATATATGCTACCGGGCTGCCTGTAACTTTTCCAACTGGAAGGGCTGTTATCGGTAATGCAATAATACCGGTTTATTCAGACAGAAATGCATACCGGATGCCTGATTATCACCGGCTCGATGTGTCGTTAACTTTGAAAGGGAAGGAAAAAACGGGAAGGAAATGGAAAAGCGAATTGAATCTGTCGGTTTATAATGTTTACAACAGGCATAATGCATGGTCAATAAATTTTGTTACAGATACTGAGAATCCGAATATTACCTATGCAGAGAAAACCTATCTGTTTTCAATTATTCCTGCACTTACTTATAACATAAGGTTTTAA
- a CDS encoding MFS transporter, which yields MSKQTRQIPRAVIMLGIVSLLTDAASEMIYPLVPVYIAALGSGAVLLGVIEGIAETTASMLKLISGIISDKIGKRKVLVLIGYSISSLVRPLTGVVSSAWEIIIIRMFDRVGKGIRTAPRDALLASSADESLRGKSFGFHRAMDHTGAVIGPLLAIITLLILFIGFGMKDSLLALRWTFILAIIPGVLAILAIVLFVKEAAPKTANGVSFSFSIRSFDKNFRTYLLIMILFTLGNSSDAFLLFRVQEAISRSGSVVAIVNNITPLHTMVSNFGDEASQAKVINILFLPLLWAFFHIIKVVFSTPLGSLSDKIGRKKVINIGWGIYAFVYISFALIVFLSPEIQVVATFLLFAVYALFYAFTEGAEKAFVADLVEEDKRGTAYGLFNFSIGLGALPASLIFGFLYSYFDELIPGYGGTVAFGFGGTIALISMFLLAIKVKEPSRDSC from the coding sequence ATGTCAAAGCAAACCAGACAAATTCCCCGTGCAGTTATTATGCTGGGCATTGTCAGCCTGCTGACGGATGCGGCGTCGGAGATGATATATCCCCTGGTTCCTGTTTACATTGCAGCTCTTGGTTCAGGTGCAGTATTACTTGGAGTAATTGAAGGTATAGCAGAGACAACTGCATCGATGCTGAAGCTTATCAGCGGTATAATTTCAGATAAGATCGGCAAAAGAAAAGTCCTTGTTCTGATAGGATACTCAATTTCTTCTCTCGTGAGGCCGCTTACCGGAGTGGTATCATCAGCGTGGGAAATAATTATAATCAGAATGTTCGATCGTGTGGGGAAGGGAATCAGGACCGCTCCCAGGGATGCTCTGCTTGCATCCTCGGCAGATGAAAGTTTAAGAGGAAAGTCTTTTGGTTTCCACCGCGCAATGGACCATACCGGTGCAGTTATAGGCCCTCTCCTTGCAATTATTACGTTGCTCATCCTGTTTATTGGTTTCGGGATGAAGGATTCTCTTCTGGCTTTGCGGTGGACATTCATTCTGGCAATAATACCCGGAGTACTAGCTATTTTAGCTATAGTTCTTTTTGTTAAGGAAGCCGCACCAAAGACTGCAAACGGCGTATCTTTTTCATTCTCCATCAGGAGTTTTGATAAAAATTTCAGGACATACCTTCTTATAATGATTCTTTTTACACTGGGCAATTCTTCTGACGCTTTCCTTCTTTTCAGGGTGCAGGAGGCAATCAGCAGAAGTGGATCGGTAGTGGCTATTGTTAATAATATAACACCGCTTCATACCATGGTATCGAATTTTGGAGATGAGGCTTCGCAGGCGAAAGTGATCAATATCCTCTTTTTACCTCTGCTATGGGCTTTCTTTCATATAATTAAAGTCGTGTTTTCAACTCCCCTGGGGTCCCTGTCGGATAAAATTGGCAGAAAGAAAGTGATTAATATAGGTTGGGGAATTTATGCTTTTGTCTATATTTCCTTTGCTCTTATTGTGTTTTTGTCACCTGAGATCCAGGTTGTTGCTACTTTCTTACTATTTGCAGTTTATGCATTGTTTTACGCTTTTACAGAGGGAGCTGAAAAAGCATTTGTGGCCGATCTGGTGGAAGAGGATAAGCGTGGAACTGCCTACGGACTCTTTAATTTCTCAATCGGTCTAGGTGCCTTACCTGCAAGCCTTATATTCGGATTTCTCTACAGCTATTTCGATGAACTGATCCCCGGTTATGGAGGAACAGTAGCATTTGGTTTTGGAGGTACTATAGCTCTTATCTCAATGTTCCTGCTGGCTATAAAAGTAAAAGAGCCTTCTAGAGACTCTTGTTAA
- a CDS encoding DUF4249 domain-containing protein, translating into MNHLKNILFLLILILVLNTSCTERIDISLDESTVKLVVEGSITTERKAHKVFLSTTSGYFYNQKPESVQGAAVSISDGVNIFNLTETDPGVYQTAQFVRGNEGNTYTLNIKLNSQVGGYTEYTASSKILPVANPDSVKLLYHPEWSSSGLWEVMCYFQDPPTTDFYRFLVSKNGTLVSDTLDEWVVTDDRFFNGYYVNGATVAYLDQGTKEERLTSGDIVVVEMNNLSEEYASFIWDSQSEIRGSYPLFSGPPANVKGNISNNAIGFFSAHAVRRALVSVPASY; encoded by the coding sequence ATGAACCACTTAAAAAACATACTGTTTCTTTTAATACTTATTTTAGTCCTCAATACTTCATGTACTGAACGAATTGATATCAGTCTTGATGAAAGTACCGTGAAGCTTGTCGTTGAAGGATCTATTACTACAGAGAGAAAGGCGCATAAGGTATTTCTTTCAACTACTTCAGGATATTTTTACAATCAAAAGCCGGAATCTGTTCAGGGTGCTGCTGTATCTATTTCGGACGGTGTAAATATTTTTAATCTTACCGAGACTGACCCAGGAGTCTACCAGACTGCCCAATTTGTTCGTGGTAATGAAGGTAATACATATACTCTTAACATAAAACTGAATAGTCAGGTTGGAGGATACACAGAGTATACTGCATCTTCAAAAATTTTGCCGGTCGCTAATCCCGATTCTGTTAAGCTATTGTATCACCCCGAATGGTCTTCATCAGGATTATGGGAGGTAATGTGTTACTTTCAGGATCCGCCCACTACTGATTTTTATCGTTTTCTTGTCTCTAAAAACGGCACTCTTGTCTCTGATACACTTGATGAATGGGTTGTGACAGATGACAGATTTTTTAACGGATATTATGTTAACGGAGCAACAGTTGCATATCTTGATCAGGGAACAAAAGAGGAGAGACTGACTTCCGGTGATATAGTCGTTGTTGAGATGAACAATCTAAGTGAGGAATATGCAAGCTTCATATGGGATTCCCAGTCTGAGATAAGGGGCTCTTATCCTTTATTCAGCGGTCCACCTGCAAATGTAAAAGGAAATATAAGCAACAATGCCATAGGATTCTTTTCTGCACATGCTGTTCGCCGGGCACTTGTATCTGTGCCTGCCTCTTACTGA
- a CDS encoding DEAD/DEAH box helicase, with translation MTKFEELGFTPGILKAIQELGFEQPMPVQEKVIPLMLAEGGDIIALAQTGTGKTAAFGLPLVQMTDTELGYTQALILCPTRELCMQITGDLTDYARYTGKLRILAVYGGASIDNQIRELKKGVHIIVATPGRLIDLIGRRAAKLNGVKTVILDEADEMLNMGFLDSINEILEEVPAGRRTLLFSATMSAEIAGIAKRYMENAKEITIGTKNASAENVTHGYYLVSARDKYKVLKRIADSEPDIYGIVFCRTRKETQEVASQLIEDGYNADALHGDLSQVQRDTVMQKFRVRNIQLLIATDVAARGLDVDDLTHVINYNLPDDNEVYTHRSGRTGRAGKKGISITLISPREQHVIKQIERIVKKTFKAIQIPTGSEICGRQLFHWVKKLETVVTEHQEIEKFLPEITEKLSNLDREELLRRVVSLQFDRFLDDYRSGADITSPMDRGDDNYRDRGGKKGSQREYAGNYKRLFINLGKTDGFYPEQLIDLVNKNTSGKKVQLGKIDLLKTFSFFEVESDSADFLINALNNAKFNDRRVAVEIAQEKPEGGHRERDRSEKRPAKWSDRKPEKRRSEGSDNRNKDYKKDYKKDKKYGKKDKKKYSR, from the coding sequence ATGACAAAATTTGAAGAATTGGGATTTACTCCCGGTATTCTGAAGGCTATTCAGGAACTGGGATTTGAGCAGCCTATGCCGGTACAGGAAAAAGTGATACCGCTTATGCTTGCTGAAGGGGGTGATATAATAGCACTGGCTCAGACAGGGACAGGAAAAACAGCAGCTTTCGGGCTTCCTCTTGTGCAGATGACAGATACAGAATTAGGCTATACACAGGCGCTTATTCTTTGTCCTACACGCGAATTATGTATGCAGATAACCGGCGACCTTACCGATTATGCAAGGTATACAGGCAAATTAAGAATACTTGCTGTTTACGGCGGGGCAAGTATTGACAACCAGATAAGAGAACTTAAAAAAGGAGTTCATATTATTGTTGCTACTCCCGGCCGGTTAATAGATCTTATCGGAAGACGAGCAGCAAAATTAAACGGGGTAAAAACCGTAATTCTTGATGAGGCCGATGAAATGCTCAATATGGGCTTTCTCGACAGTATTAATGAAATACTTGAAGAGGTTCCTGCTGGCAGAAGAACTCTACTTTTCTCAGCCACTATGTCGGCTGAAATTGCCGGAATAGCAAAGAGATATATGGAGAATGCCAAAGAGATTACAATCGGCACAAAAAATGCATCGGCTGAAAATGTGACTCATGGGTACTATCTTGTTTCAGCAAGGGATAAGTATAAAGTATTAAAGCGAATAGCCGATTCAGAACCGGATATTTACGGTATCGTTTTCTGCCGTACCAGAAAAGAGACTCAGGAGGTAGCCTCCCAGCTAATAGAAGATGGTTACAATGCTGATGCACTGCATGGCGATCTGTCGCAGGTACAGCGCGATACTGTAATGCAGAAGTTCAGGGTCAGGAATATTCAGCTTCTTATTGCAACTGATGTTGCAGCCAGGGGACTTGATGTGGATGATCTGACACATGTTATCAATTACAATCTGCCTGACGATAATGAGGTTTATACTCACCGCAGCGGCAGAACAGGACGGGCAGGAAAAAAAGGAATATCAATTACACTGATAAGTCCGAGAGAGCAGCATGTTATCAAACAGATTGAAAGAATTGTTAAGAAAACATTTAAGGCTATCCAGATTCCTACCGGGAGTGAAATATGCGGAAGACAATTATTCCATTGGGTAAAGAAACTGGAAACAGTTGTTACCGAGCACCAGGAGATTGAAAAATTTCTTCCTGAAATTACCGAAAAACTTTCCAACCTCGACAGGGAAGAACTTCTCAGGAGAGTCGTATCTCTTCAGTTTGACCGTTTCCTCGATGACTACAGATCAGGGGCCGATATTACGTCACCAATGGACAGAGGAGATGACAATTACAGGGACAGAGGCGGCAAAAAAGGGTCGCAGAGAGAATATGCAGGCAATTATAAAAGGTTATTCATAAATCTGGGCAAAACAGATGGTTTTTACCCTGAACAGCTTATCGATCTGGTTAATAAAAATACATCCGGAAAGAAAGTACAGCTTGGTAAAATAGATCTTCTGAAGACATTCTCGTTTTTTGAAGTTGAATCTGATTCTGCTGATTTTCTGATTAATGCTCTTAACAATGCTAAATTCAACGACAGAAGAGTTGCTGTTGAGATAGCACAGGAGAAGCCTGAGGGCGGACACAGGGAAAGAGACCGGTCAGAAAAACGTCCTGCAAAATGGTCAGACAGAAAACCTGAGAAAAGAAGAAGTGAAGGATCCGATAACAGGAATAAAGACTACAAGAAAGACTATAAGAAAGATAAGAAATACGGCAAAAAAGATAAGAAGAAGTATAGCAGATAA
- a CDS encoding DedA family protein, whose product MKRLYDWVLEWATSPYASVALFIFAFIEAIFFPVPVDILLIVLVLGFRPKAFRYAMYTTVGSVSGAFVGYLAGHYMWVNASGEFTWFASLFFNNIPGFSADLYEKIKIMYAQWDFWIIFTAGFTPVPYKIFTVTAGVFDMNLLLFLFASLISRGARFFLVTFLLYRYGPKVKVFIEKYFNVIALGFAMSLIGGLVIAKLII is encoded by the coding sequence ATGAAACGATTATATGATTGGGTCCTTGAATGGGCCACTTCACCTTATGCCTCAGTTGCTCTGTTTATTTTTGCCTTTATTGAGGCTATTTTCTTTCCTGTACCTGTTGATATTCTGCTGATTGTCCTGGTACTCGGATTCAGGCCAAAAGCATTCAGGTATGCAATGTATACAACTGTCGGTTCTGTATCAGGTGCTTTTGTTGGTTACCTCGCCGGGCATTATATGTGGGTTAATGCCTCCGGAGAATTTACCTGGTTTGCAAGTCTGTTTTTTAATAATATCCCGGGATTCTCTGCAGATCTTTATGAGAAAATAAAGATAATGTACGCTCAGTGGGATTTCTGGATAATTTTCACAGCAGGTTTTACCCCTGTACCATATAAAATATTCACAGTTACAGCCGGGGTCTTTGATATGAACCTGCTGCTGTTTCTTTTTGCTTCATTAATCAGCCGGGGGGCAAGGTTCTTTCTTGTTACTTTCCTTCTCTACAGATATGGACCGAAAGTAAAAGTATTTATTGAAAAATACTTCAATGTCATTGCTTTAGGTTTCGCAATGTCGCTTATCGGTGGTTTGGTTATCGCCAAACTAATAATATAA
- a CDS encoding polysaccharide deacetylase family protein has product MLSRPVRIYSTSDVPRLRYIAGIILGDILGLSWEVITDKRKLGKHPVINYSDEKITGSLKICPHPILFETGISPQEIAVSDWKGLPVFFQTNSDSDLPFDIFAASFYLVSRYEEYLDFKPDNHGRFPAASSLAFRNGFLQRPVIDYWCREMSKIFLKKYQTLVFKRNEYKALLTVDTDQPFAYLGKSLFRSIGGLINDLKEPGHASDRFKTVAKGEKDPFQVFDYIINTVDNTSTDTQFFFPVGDTSKYDKNPSWKNNEYRELILKLSSRYKCGLHPSYNAAGKTQLLKTEAQRLNTILLKKIASSRYHYIRLLTPKCYNDLIDAGISEDYSMGYPDEPGFRAGIARPYHFYDVAEDKQTNLKIFPFQVMDATLYQYMNLDPVASGELILKLIGETKKAGGLFVSIWHNTSLLDKDEWREWRGVFELMLKNQEP; this is encoded by the coding sequence ATGCTTTCCCGACCCGTTAGAATATATTCTACAAGTGATGTGCCTCGTCTGAGATATATCGCAGGAATTATCCTTGGAGATATACTTGGATTATCGTGGGAGGTCATTACAGATAAACGAAAGCTGGGAAAGCATCCTGTAATAAATTATTCTGATGAAAAGATAACAGGTTCTTTAAAGATATGTCCTCACCCGATTTTATTCGAGACAGGTATCTCACCTCAGGAAATAGCAGTAAGTGACTGGAAGGGGCTGCCTGTTTTTTTTCAGACAAATTCAGATTCTGATCTTCCTTTTGACATATTCGCAGCATCATTTTACCTTGTTTCGAGATATGAGGAGTATTTAGATTTTAAGCCTGATAATCATGGTCGTTTCCCGGCTGCCTCGTCACTGGCTTTCAGAAATGGATTTCTGCAGCGTCCTGTAATAGACTATTGGTGCAGAGAGATGTCTAAAATATTCCTTAAGAAATATCAGACCCTTGTTTTTAAAAGGAATGAATACAAAGCTCTTTTAACTGTTGATACTGATCAGCCGTTTGCCTACCTGGGGAAAAGCCTGTTCAGATCTATCGGCGGATTAATAAATGATTTAAAAGAACCCGGGCATGCTTCCGACAGGTTCAAAACTGTTGCCAAAGGAGAGAAGGATCCATTCCAGGTTTTTGATTATATCATTAATACTGTTGATAATACAAGTACTGATACCCAATTCTTTTTTCCTGTAGGAGATACTTCGAAATATGATAAAAACCCTTCCTGGAAAAACAATGAATACAGAGAACTTATCCTTAAACTTTCATCAAGATATAAGTGTGGACTTCACCCTTCTTATAATGCAGCCGGTAAGACGCAGTTATTGAAGACTGAAGCACAGAGGCTAAATACCATTTTGCTTAAAAAGATAGCCTCATCGAGATATCACTATATCAGATTGCTCACACCAAAATGCTATAATGATTTAATAGATGCCGGGATAAGTGAGGATTATTCAATGGGGTACCCTGACGAGCCGGGTTTCAGGGCAGGGATTGCCAGGCCTTATCATTTTTACGATGTTGCTGAGGATAAGCAGACTAATCTGAAAATTTTTCCGTTTCAGGTAATGGACGCTACCCTGTACCAGTATATGAATCTCGATCCGGTTGCCTCAGGTGAGCTCATATTGAAACTGATTGGGGAAACAAAAAAGGCCGGAGGCTTGTTTGTCAGTATATGGCATAACACCTCTTTACTGGATAAGGATGAGTGGCGGGAGTGGAGAGGCGTTTTTGAACTCATGCTTAAAAATCAGGAACCATGA
- a CDS encoding DUF4405 domain-containing protein, with translation MNIIKFILNILLAIVFLLLMDPRSFFGLSFHEWAGLIIVLFFFLHKILNWGWIKKLTVRFFSRVPGKARINYVLDILLLIGLTLITISGMAISRTIDFSWINFGNSGGFWRIMHTSSSLLVLALFGIHLGLHWKWVLQRLNFKKQKNG, from the coding sequence ATGAACATTATTAAATTTATTCTCAACATTTTACTCGCAATAGTATTTCTGTTGCTGATGGACCCAAGGTCGTTCTTCGGGCTCTCATTTCATGAATGGGCCGGACTGATTATTGTCTTGTTTTTCTTTCTTCACAAAATTTTAAACTGGGGATGGATAAAAAAACTTACCGTCAGGTTCTTCTCAAGAGTGCCGGGTAAAGCAAGAATTAATTATGTTCTGGATATCCTTCTGCTTATAGGATTAACTCTTATTACAATAAGCGGCATGGCAATATCCAGAACAATTGATTTTTCGTGGATCAATTTTGGCAATTCAGGTGGTTTCTGGCGGATTATGCATACCAGTTCATCGTTACTTGTTCTGGCATTATTTGGGATCCATCTTGGACTTCACTGGAAATGGGTGCTTCAGAGGTTAAACTTTAAAAAACAGAAAAATGGTTAA
- a CDS encoding sulfatase-like hydrolase/transferase: MQKRLIAFGSYAIFWFLFFVFARIFFLAVQFSSTALETVGGIAGAFVHGAKLDISTIGYYLLIPVLVAIPSLYFNSNWYKVFMRWYTYLLIVFSSSIVVADSNLYSYWGFRMDYTPVLYLKTPGEAMASATTSEIVFSFFAIVVISSVFIFIYKKFFDKLFGGLERMRLWPLGIIGLLLFWGALIIPIRGGFGVAPINAGSVYFSNKMFLNHSAVNAVWNVGTSAFTSKPVKNPYIFGDNAEAAAIVDSLIAVGGDTRKVLNTSRPNIMILALESFSGYVIGPLGGDSLVTPNFNRYVKEGLFFSEFYAAGTRTDKAMPAILDGYPAQPAQSIIKEPKKSQSLPSLVKILIGNGYRSSFWYGGEINFANFNSFVIGSGFQTIVTKDDFDPKDYNSKWGVHDHVLFSALKDSLKSVKEPFLNVVLTLSSHEPFDVPMDPVFAGTDNMTKYKNSVYYADKALGEFLDWAKGTDWWQNTVVILVADHCGRVSEDQPIFTQELFKIPMLWIGGALESKGTIISKTGGQVDIPVTLLNQLGIEGTFPFAKDLLSGKSNAFAFYVYNEGFGFITDTSAYVYDHKLRMHVINEGKNPEYAEKTGKAFLQVLFNDYLKR; encoded by the coding sequence ATGCAAAAGAGACTCATCGCTTTTGGCTCATATGCAATCTTCTGGTTTTTGTTTTTCGTTTTTGCACGAATCTTTTTTCTTGCTGTTCAGTTTAGTAGTACTGCACTTGAAACAGTTGGAGGGATAGCCGGAGCCTTTGTGCATGGTGCAAAGCTTGATATATCAACAATCGGTTATTATTTGCTTATTCCTGTTCTGGTTGCAATTCCATCCCTTTACTTCAACAGTAACTGGTATAAAGTATTTATGCGCTGGTATACATACCTTCTGATTGTTTTTTCTTCGTCAATAGTAGTCGCTGATTCCAACCTCTATTCTTACTGGGGATTCAGAATGGACTATACGCCAGTGCTTTATCTTAAAACCCCCGGAGAAGCGATGGCTTCTGCAACAACTTCGGAAATAGTTTTTTCTTTTTTTGCAATTGTCGTCATATCGTCGGTATTTATATTCATCTATAAAAAGTTTTTTGACAAACTTTTCGGAGGGTTGGAGCGGATGCGTCTGTGGCCATTGGGAATTATTGGTTTATTGCTTTTTTGGGGTGCACTTATAATACCTATCAGAGGCGGATTTGGTGTTGCTCCTATAAATGCAGGATCGGTATATTTCAGTAACAAAATGTTTCTTAATCACAGTGCTGTTAATGCAGTCTGGAACGTAGGAACATCAGCATTTACTTCCAAACCGGTTAAAAACCCTTACATATTCGGCGATAATGCTGAGGCAGCTGCAATAGTTGATTCACTGATTGCCGTAGGTGGCGACACCAGAAAGGTGCTGAATACCAGTCGTCCGAATATAATGATACTGGCACTCGAAAGTTTCAGCGGTTATGTAATCGGTCCGCTGGGAGGAGATTCACTGGTTACTCCCAATTTCAACAGATATGTTAAGGAAGGCCTTTTCTTTTCGGAGTTTTATGCTGCAGGCACCAGGACTGATAAAGCAATGCCTGCAATTCTGGATGGTTATCCTGCTCAGCCTGCACAGTCAATTATTAAGGAGCCAAAAAAGAGCCAGTCATTGCCAAGTCTGGTAAAAATACTTATCGGAAACGGATACAGGAGTTCCTTCTGGTATGGAGGTGAAATCAATTTTGCAAACTTCAATTCGTTTGTTATTGGTTCGGGTTTTCAGACAATTGTCACCAAAGACGATTTTGATCCCAAAGATTATAATTCAAAGTGGGGTGTACATGATCATGTTCTCTTCAGTGCCCTTAAAGATTCATTGAAATCGGTAAAGGAACCCTTTCTGAATGTTGTACTTACTCTGTCAAGTCATGAACCGTTTGATGTGCCTATGGATCCGGTATTTGCAGGGACAGATAACATGACAAAGTATAAGAACTCTGTTTATTATGCTGATAAAGCCCTTGGTGAATTTCTTGACTGGGCGAAAGGAACCGACTGGTGGCAAAATACAGTTGTAATACTTGTAGCTGATCACTGTGGCAGGGTTTCTGAAGACCAGCCAATTTTTACTCAGGAACTTTTTAAAATTCCGATGCTCTGGATTGGGGGAGCGCTGGAAAGTAAGGGGACCATAATTAGTAAAACAGGCGGACAGGTTGATATTCCGGTTACATTATTAAACCAGCTTGGAATTGAAGGAACCTTCCCTTTTGCAAAGGATTTATTATCCGGGAAATCAAACGCCTTTGCTTTTTATGTTTATAATGAAGGATTTGGTTTTATAACTGACACATCTGCTTATGTTTATGATCATAAACTCAGGATGCATGTAATAAATGAGGGTAAGAATCCTGAATATGCCGAAAAGACCGGGAAAGCCTTCCTCCAGGTTTTATTCAACGATTATTTAAAGCGCTAG